Proteins encoded by one window of Vibrio algicola:
- a CDS encoding efflux RND transporter periplasmic adaptor subunit has product MHTKRLYAGSLSVLLVLALAGCDAKKEAPKAAAPQAAQVEVITMAKKPTTIFTELPGRIVSTRVAEVRPQVTGILQKRLFEEGQMVHKGDLLYQIDPSPYQADVNSAKAALMKAQADESVSKKTALRYKDLVKRKLISQEDYDTADGNWKKARAQSAVAKAALDNANISLSYAKVKAPITGRIDISTVTEGALVTANQAQALTSIEPLDPIYVDMTQSSLAMARIKKSLGANTNPSVAVKLEDGSQYDQMGTLTFSGTKVDTSTGSVTLRAKVPNAESILLPGMFVRAQIITADKKPLFTLPQSLVVYGKDGSASVLVVENGKVAVRKVTTGDTVNKGTDWVITSGLNDGDTVIANNLLRVRPGMAVKVVSTDTASAKSTTPATK; this is encoded by the coding sequence ATGCACACGAAACGATTATATGCCGGTTCATTGTCTGTCTTACTAGTGCTAGCCTTAGCGGGCTGTGATGCTAAAAAAGAAGCGCCAAAAGCGGCTGCACCACAAGCTGCGCAGGTTGAAGTTATCACTATGGCGAAAAAGCCAACTACTATTTTCACTGAATTACCTGGCCGTATCGTTTCGACTCGTGTTGCAGAAGTTCGCCCACAAGTAACGGGCATTCTACAAAAACGTTTATTTGAAGAAGGCCAAATGGTGCATAAAGGCGATTTACTTTATCAAATTGACCCATCACCTTATCAAGCCGATGTAAATAGCGCTAAAGCCGCATTAATGAAAGCGCAAGCGGATGAATCTGTAAGTAAGAAAACTGCGTTACGTTATAAAGATTTGGTCAAACGTAAGCTGATCAGTCAAGAAGATTACGACACCGCCGATGGTAATTGGAAGAAAGCAAGAGCTCAGTCTGCTGTGGCAAAAGCGGCGTTAGATAATGCCAATATTTCTCTTTCTTATGCCAAAGTGAAAGCGCCAATTACAGGACGTATCGATATCTCAACCGTGACTGAAGGTGCTTTAGTGACGGCTAACCAAGCACAAGCACTTACTAGTATTGAGCCTCTGGATCCTATCTATGTTGATATGACGCAATCTTCTCTCGCCATGGCGCGTATTAAAAAGAGTTTAGGTGCTAACACTAATCCAAGTGTTGCAGTTAAATTAGAAGATGGCAGTCAATATGATCAAATGGGTACACTGACCTTCTCTGGTACCAAAGTAGATACTTCAACTGGTAGCGTCACGCTACGTGCAAAAGTGCCAAATGCAGAGTCTATTTTATTGCCGGGTATGTTTGTTCGTGCGCAAATTATTACCGCTGATAAAAAACCATTGTTCACCTTGCCACAATCTCTTGTGGTTTACGGGAAAGATGGCAGTGCTTCTGTATTAGTGGTTGAAAACGGTAAAGTTGCGGTACGAAAAGTCACCACTGGCGACACAGTGAATAAAGGTACCGACTGGGTTATTACATCGGGATTAAATGATGGCGATACTGTGATCGCAAATAATTTGCTGCGTGTGCGTCCAGGCATGGCAGTGAAAGTGGTGAGTACGGATACCGCATCAGCTAAATCAACTACTCCTGCAACAAAATAG
- a CDS encoding lytic murein transglycosylase — MRKAWSGIAVMLLGCSVSVSSYATEKDDFQSYVQKLKTQASESGISKTTIDAAFKNVTFKPKAIKADNNQPEKKLTLDEYIPRAVPDWKIKQAKRLYHENFDDLQRIGKEYGVQPRFIVALWGVESNFGRFTGNYNVINALTSLAFDGRREALFRKQTMAALTIIEQGHISADDMKGSWAGAMGQCQFMPTSFLSFAQDGNGDGKKDIWNTKADVFASAANYLKQEGWDDTYTWGRQIHVPVGIDQNLQGRDESKGKMLQEWSKLGITRLDGKPLPKLNQDIKAWLIMPDDESGRSYLVYNNYNVLMKWNRSYYFALAVSSLADSI; from the coding sequence ATGAGAAAAGCATGGAGTGGGATTGCCGTGATGTTACTGGGTTGCAGTGTGAGTGTGTCATCATACGCTACCGAAAAAGATGATTTTCAATCTTATGTGCAAAAGTTGAAAACTCAAGCGAGTGAGTCGGGTATTAGTAAAACTACAATTGATGCCGCATTCAAAAATGTCACGTTTAAGCCTAAAGCAATAAAAGCAGACAATAATCAGCCAGAAAAAAAACTCACTTTAGATGAATATATTCCGCGCGCAGTACCCGATTGGAAAATAAAACAAGCTAAGCGTTTATATCATGAGAACTTTGATGACTTGCAACGAATTGGTAAAGAGTATGGAGTACAGCCTCGTTTTATTGTCGCGTTATGGGGGGTTGAAAGTAATTTTGGTCGCTTTACTGGCAACTATAATGTGATTAACGCTTTGACCTCACTTGCCTTTGATGGTCGCCGCGAAGCCCTTTTCCGCAAACAAACTATGGCCGCGTTAACCATTATCGAACAAGGGCATATTAGTGCTGATGATATGAAAGGGTCATGGGCAGGTGCGATGGGCCAATGTCAGTTTATGCCAACCTCATTTTTATCTTTTGCCCAAGATGGCAATGGTGACGGTAAAAAAGATATCTGGAACACCAAAGCGGATGTTTTTGCTTCAGCGGCTAATTACCTTAAGCAAGAAGGGTGGGATGATACCTATACTTGGGGGCGTCAAATTCATGTGCCAGTGGGTATTGATCAAAATTTACAAGGCCGCGACGAAAGCAAAGGTAAAATGCTACAAGAGTGGAGTAAATTAGGAATCACCCGTTTAGATGGCAAGCCATTACCTAAGTTAAATCAAGATATTAAAGCTTGGTTGATCATGCCTGATGATGAGTCCGGTCGCAGTTATCTCGTTTATAACAACTATAATGTGCTGATGAAATGGAACCGTTCTTATTATTTTGCTTTAGCGGTGAGCTCTCTCGCAGATAGCATTTAA
- a CDS encoding YcgL domain-containing protein: MLCSVYKSGKKEGMYLYISKKDDFSSVPETLMQMFGTPKFVMVMKMEGRKLATVDIEKVKQSLQDDGFFLQLPPPPVNLLEEYKANKQNRS; this comes from the coding sequence ATGTTGTGTTCTGTTTATAAAAGCGGAAAAAAAGAAGGGATGTACCTTTATATTTCTAAAAAAGATGACTTTTCTAGTGTGCCAGAGACTCTAATGCAAATGTTTGGAACCCCAAAGTTTGTGATGGTGATGAAAATGGAAGGGCGCAAACTTGCCACTGTCGATATCGAAAAAGTGAAACAATCCCTGCAAGACGATGGTTTTTTCTTACAACTGCCCCCACCGCCAGTCAATCTGCTAGAAGAATATAAAGCGAATAAACAAAATCGGTCATAG
- the minC gene encoding septum site-determining protein MinC, producing the protein MASKPDLKGSSFALSVLKLTEDNVENCLQFLHNKVDQAPAFFTHAPLVINIENAPQVDIDFKALHQGVVKSGMIPVGVTGSNSNTVKSLVHAAGFAVMSTSKTPYQAPAEIVPTKVIRTPIRSGQQVYAKDCDLVILNHVSAGAEVIADGSIHIHGTCRGRALAGASGQKNASIICQDLQAELVSIAGNYQLIDQIDSQFWQKKVLLTLQDTRLQFELLSI; encoded by the coding sequence ATGGCCTCAAAACCAGATTTAAAAGGCAGCAGTTTTGCACTTTCTGTCTTGAAACTGACAGAAGATAATGTCGAAAACTGTCTACAATTTTTACACAACAAGGTCGATCAAGCGCCCGCATTTTTTACTCATGCTCCTTTGGTAATTAATATTGAAAATGCACCCCAAGTTGATATTGATTTCAAAGCACTGCATCAAGGCGTAGTTAAATCTGGCATGATCCCAGTTGGGGTCACAGGTTCAAACAGTAACACGGTAAAAAGCTTAGTTCATGCTGCCGGATTTGCAGTGATGTCCACTAGCAAAACACCGTATCAAGCACCGGCTGAAATAGTGCCTACCAAAGTAATACGCACTCCAATACGCTCAGGGCAGCAAGTTTATGCCAAAGATTGTGATTTAGTGATCTTAAACCATGTCAGTGCCGGCGCAGAAGTGATTGCCGATGGTAGTATTCATATTCATGGTACTTGTCGTGGCCGTGCATTAGCTGGAGCCAGTGGACAAAAAAATGCCAGCATCATTTGCCAAGATTTACAGGCCGAACTGGTGTCTATTGCCGGTAATTATCAGCTTATCGATCAAATCGACAGCCAATTTTGGCAGAAAAAAGTCTTACTTACATTGCAAGATACACGCTTGCAATTTGAACTACTCAGCATTTAA
- the minD gene encoding septum site-determining protein MinD, which translates to MARTIVVTSGKGGVGKTTSSAAIAAGLALRGKKTAVIDFDIGLRNLDLIMGCERRVVYDFVNVINGEATLNQALIKDKRCKNLYILPASQTRDKDALTHTGVKRVLTELHDMGFDYIICDSPAGIEQGALMSLYFADEAVITTNPEVSSVRDSDRILGLLDSKSLRAEQGLEPVKQHLLLTRYNPARVTSGEMLSVEDVEEILHIPLVGVIPESTSVLNASNKGVPVIHDDESDAGLAYSDTVERLLGEEKPFRFLTEEKKGIFKRLFGG; encoded by the coding sequence ATGGCACGTACTATTGTCGTGACGTCCGGTAAAGGCGGTGTGGGCAAAACCACATCCAGCGCAGCAATTGCCGCTGGCCTTGCGTTACGCGGAAAGAAAACCGCTGTAATTGATTTCGATATCGGTTTGCGTAATTTAGATTTAATCATGGGCTGTGAGCGCCGTGTGGTGTATGACTTTGTTAATGTTATCAATGGTGAAGCCACGCTAAACCAAGCATTAATCAAGGATAAGCGCTGCAAGAATTTATACATTCTACCTGCTTCTCAAACGCGAGATAAAGATGCATTAACCCATACGGGCGTAAAACGCGTCCTAACTGAACTGCATGATATGGGCTTTGATTACATTATTTGTGACTCCCCTGCCGGTATTGAGCAAGGTGCGTTAATGTCACTCTACTTTGCTGATGAAGCGGTGATCACTACCAACCCTGAAGTCTCATCGGTGCGTGATTCTGACCGTATTTTAGGCCTGCTTGATTCTAAATCGTTACGCGCAGAGCAAGGGCTTGAGCCGGTTAAACAACATTTACTGTTAACTCGCTATAACCCAGCGCGCGTCACCTCCGGTGAGATGCTAAGCGTGGAAGATGTGGAAGAAATCCTACATATTCCTTTAGTTGGCGTGATCCCAGAAAGTACCTCTGTTCTTAATGCTTCTAACAAAGGTGTTCCAGTTATCCATGATGATGAGTCTGATGCTGGCCTTGCCTACAGCGATACTGTTGAGCGTTTGTTAGGTGAGGAAAAGCCATTTCGCTTCTTAACCGAAGAGAAAAAAGGCATCTTTAAGCGTTTATTTGGAGGTTGA
- the minE gene encoding cell division topological specificity factor MinE: MSLLEFFRPKKKDTANLAKERLQIIVAERRNQGSASPSYLPQLKEDILKVLSKYVDVDPQMVNVSLEQSDDDLSVLELNIQLPEKD, from the coding sequence ATGTCGTTATTAGAATTCTTCCGACCTAAGAAAAAAGACACCGCTAACTTAGCAAAAGAGCGATTGCAAATCATCGTTGCCGAGCGTCGCAATCAAGGCAGTGCTAGCCCTTCTTATTTACCCCAGTTGAAAGAAGACATTTTGAAGGTGCTAAGTAAGTATGTGGATGTTGATCCGCAAATGGTCAATGTGAGCTTAGAACAAAGCGATGATGATTTGTCGGTACTGGAGCTAAACATTCAGTTACCAGAGAAAGACTAA
- the rnd gene encoding ribonuclease D, which translates to MNYKIITTTEALELVCQQARLVDVVMLDTEFVRTRTYYPQLGLIQLYDGEQLALIDPVAIDDMSALASLLKDESVLKVLHACGEDLEVFQHAFKCIPTPMIDTQLMAAFLGNGLSTGFATLVNEFLGVELDKSESRTDWLARPLTQRQMEYAAADVYYLLPLYQKLKQAVEDAGWSEAAMQESQALIKKRIKKVDPNKAYLNVKGAWILTPEQLATLKIMAKWRLQEAIKRDLALNFVVKEANMLEICRQQMTSLRLMDAAGFDQREIRRHGNTLIHLVQQAQAVPSEQWPAKITRLMDNPDYKQLFKVLKDEVKAASEDTGLASEFLASKKQLNQFITWVWKHERNEAKLPDVMKTWRKDVLGDRLNGMME; encoded by the coding sequence GTGAATTATAAAATAATTACCACTACGGAAGCACTAGAACTTGTATGCCAACAGGCTCGTTTAGTCGATGTTGTGATGCTCGATACTGAATTTGTCCGTACCCGCACCTATTATCCTCAACTTGGTTTGATTCAGTTGTACGATGGTGAGCAACTGGCATTGATTGATCCGGTCGCGATTGACGATATGTCCGCTTTAGCCTCGCTATTAAAAGATGAGTCGGTACTTAAAGTGCTGCATGCTTGTGGCGAAGATCTTGAAGTATTCCAACACGCCTTTAAGTGCATCCCAACACCGATGATTGATACCCAGTTAATGGCGGCGTTTTTAGGTAATGGATTATCGACGGGCTTTGCGACTTTAGTGAATGAGTTTCTTGGCGTTGAGTTAGATAAAAGTGAGTCGCGCACTGATTGGTTGGCCCGCCCATTAACACAAAGACAAATGGAATATGCTGCGGCCGATGTGTACTACTTATTGCCGTTGTATCAAAAGCTAAAACAAGCGGTCGAAGATGCCGGTTGGAGCGAAGCGGCGATGCAAGAATCGCAAGCCTTGATCAAAAAACGAATTAAGAAAGTCGATCCTAATAAAGCCTACCTAAATGTGAAAGGAGCATGGATTTTAACTCCTGAGCAATTAGCGACTCTTAAAATAATGGCAAAATGGCGCTTACAAGAAGCGATCAAGCGTGATCTAGCACTGAACTTCGTGGTTAAAGAAGCCAACATGCTAGAGATTTGTCGCCAACAAATGACCAGTTTGCGCTTAATGGACGCGGCTGGATTCGATCAACGTGAGATCCGTCGCCACGGCAACACACTTATTCATTTAGTGCAGCAAGCTCAAGCCGTGCCAAGTGAGCAATGGCCTGCTAAAATCACCCGTTTAATGGACAACCCAGACTATAAACAATTGTTTAAAGTGCTAAAAGATGAAGTGAAAGCGGCGTCAGAAGACACAGGTTTAGCCTCTGAATTTTTAGCCTCGAAAAAACAGCTGAATCAATTTATTACTTGGGTATGGAAACATGAACGCAATGAAGCCAAATTGCCCGATGTAATGAAAACGTGGCGCAAAGATGTGTTAGGTGATCGTTTGAATGGAATGATGGAGTAG
- the fadD gene encoding long-chain-fatty-acid--CoA ligase FadD produces the protein MEKAWLKRYPKDVPETINPDQYSSLVDMFEQSVHKFADQPAFMNMGSVMTYRKLEERSRAFAAYLQNDLKLKKGDRVALMMPNVLQYPIALFGILRAGMIAVNVNPLYTPRELEHQLSDADAKAIVIVSNFAHTLEKAVANTPIKHVILTSLGQMLPKVKGTVVDFVVKYVKGMVPKYHLPGAISFRKALYRGRRLQYVKPFIEGDDIAFLQYTGGTTGVAKGAILTHRNMVANVLQAKGAYGTFLRDGRELVVTALPLYHVFALTINCLLFLEVGGRNLLITNPRDIPTFVKELDKYPFTAITGVNTLFNALVNNEDFKELDFSHLRFAVGGGMAVQRAVAEKWHNITNRYLLEGYGLTECSPLVAAYPHDLTDYNGSIGLPMPSTDVRIIDDEGNVLAFDQTGELQVRGPQVMEGYWKRAEATKEVITQDGWLSTGDIVRFDDEGFMFIVDRKKDMILVSGFNVYPNEIEDVVAMHSKVLEVAAIGQPSENSGEIVKIYVVKSDASLNKDELIAHCREHLTGYKIPKVVEFRDELPKSNVGKILRRELRDENIANLDKSASQKTA, from the coding sequence GTGGAAAAAGCGTGGCTAAAACGTTACCCAAAAGACGTACCTGAAACAATCAACCCAGATCAATATTCTTCGCTCGTCGATATGTTTGAGCAATCGGTACATAAATTTGCCGACCAACCTGCCTTTATGAATATGGGCTCGGTGATGACCTACCGTAAACTCGAAGAGCGCAGTCGTGCTTTTGCGGCCTATTTACAAAATGATCTCAAATTGAAGAAAGGGGATCGTGTCGCATTAATGATGCCAAACGTACTGCAATACCCGATTGCGTTGTTCGGTATTTTACGCGCCGGTATGATCGCGGTTAACGTCAACCCGCTGTATACCCCACGCGAATTAGAACACCAACTTAGCGATGCCGATGCTAAAGCGATCGTGATCGTCTCGAACTTTGCCCATACCTTAGAAAAAGCGGTCGCCAATACCCCCATTAAACACGTTATCTTAACGAGTCTTGGGCAAATGCTGCCGAAAGTGAAAGGGACTGTGGTCGATTTCGTGGTTAAGTACGTCAAAGGTATGGTGCCAAAATATCATTTACCCGGTGCCATTTCTTTTCGTAAAGCGTTGTACCGTGGTCGCCGTTTGCAATATGTTAAACCATTTATTGAGGGCGATGATATTGCGTTCTTACAATATACGGGTGGCACAACCGGCGTTGCCAAAGGCGCGATTTTAACCCACCGTAATATGGTGGCGAACGTACTGCAAGCCAAAGGGGCCTATGGCACATTCCTACGCGATGGTCGTGAATTAGTGGTCACCGCGCTGCCGCTATACCATGTGTTTGCACTAACGATAAACTGCTTATTATTCTTGGAAGTGGGTGGACGTAACTTGCTGATCACTAACCCAAGAGATATTCCGACCTTTGTTAAAGAGTTAGATAAATACCCATTTACCGCCATTACAGGGGTGAACACCTTATTTAATGCATTAGTCAATAATGAAGATTTTAAAGAATTAGATTTTAGCCATTTACGTTTCGCGGTTGGCGGCGGCATGGCTGTGCAACGTGCAGTGGCCGAAAAATGGCATAACATTACCAATCGCTACTTGCTAGAAGGCTACGGTTTAACTGAGTGTTCACCATTAGTAGCAGCCTATCCGCATGATTTAACCGACTATAATGGTTCGATTGGTTTACCAATGCCATCGACGGATGTGCGTATTATCGATGATGAAGGGAATGTCTTGGCGTTTGATCAAACTGGTGAGCTGCAAGTGCGTGGCCCACAAGTGATGGAAGGCTATTGGAAACGGGCCGAAGCGACCAAAGAAGTGATCACCCAAGATGGTTGGTTATCGACTGGCGATATTGTGCGCTTTGATGACGAAGGCTTTATGTTTATTGTCGATCGTAAAAAAGACATGATCTTAGTCTCCGGTTTTAATGTTTATCCCAATGAGATTGAAGACGTGGTGGCGATGCACAGTAAAGTGCTCGAAGTAGCTGCCATTGGTCAACCGAGTGAGAACTCTGGTGAGATCGTAAAAATTTATGTAGTAAAAAGTGATGCGAGCCTAAATAAAGATGAGTTGATTGCCCACTGTCGCGAGCACTTAACCGGCTATAAAATACCAAAAGTGGTTGAATTTAGAGATGAGTTGCCAAAAAGTAATGTTGGTAAGATCTTGCGCCGTGAGTTGCGTGATGAAAATATTGCAAATCTTGATAAATCAGCGTCGCAAAAAACAGCTTGA
- a CDS encoding alpha/beta fold hydrolase, producing MNLIHVTCLQETRISLPHLCLAGLEHSTAQDADISVVFIHGWLDNAASFTSLLEQLPPSIDNNKMHYLAIDLPGHGLSQHKSTSNFYPFHDYISDIQQLLRQIAPKNLILVGHSLGALIASCYSAAFPENVLALIQIEGLGPLAESADNSVQRLRKGILNRQRFAAKPLRGYDSKAQALQHRMHANQLSADQLEPLITRGCVFDGERWQWRYDPKLRCDSLYRMTQDQALNYLEAVVCPNLLILGTEGYPAIKQATQRIPSLTNIQQVEVEGGHHCHLQQPHKTAQLIEQFIQQFELDSTITKNVESKCDSSK from the coding sequence TTGAATTTAATCCATGTTACTTGCTTACAAGAAACCCGCATTAGCTTACCTCATTTGTGCCTTGCGGGTTTAGAACATAGCACGGCGCAAGATGCCGATATAAGCGTGGTTTTTATTCATGGTTGGCTAGATAACGCCGCCAGTTTCACCTCATTGCTTGAGCAATTACCGCCCTCAATCGACAATAACAAGATGCATTACTTGGCGATTGATTTACCTGGGCATGGTTTATCTCAGCATAAATCGACGAGTAATTTTTATCCATTTCACGACTATATCTCCGATATTCAGCAATTATTACGCCAAATAGCGCCCAAAAACCTGATTTTAGTCGGTCATTCACTTGGTGCTTTGATCGCAAGTTGTTATAGTGCCGCCTTCCCAGAAAATGTGCTGGCTTTGATTCAAATTGAAGGGTTAGGGCCATTAGCCGAATCGGCGGACAACAGTGTGCAACGTCTGCGTAAAGGGATACTCAACCGACAAAGATTTGCGGCTAAACCATTACGCGGTTATGACTCGAAAGCGCAAGCCTTACAACACCGAATGCATGCCAACCAATTAAGCGCTGATCAACTTGAGCCTTTAATTACTCGTGGTTGTGTGTTTGATGGTGAGCGTTGGCAATGGCGATACGATCCTAAACTTCGTTGTGATTCTTTGTACCGTATGACCCAAGATCAAGCACTCAATTATTTAGAGGCAGTGGTATGCCCTAATTTATTGATATTAGGTACCGAGGGTTATCCCGCTATCAAACAAGCGACCCAACGAATACCAAGTTTAACTAACATACAACAAGTGGAGGTTGAAGGTGGGCATCATTGTCATCTACAACAACCGCACAAAACTGCTCAGCTCATTGAGCAATTTATCCAACAGTTTGAACTGGATTCGACAATCACTAAAAATGTTGAGTCAAAGTGTGATTCAAGCAAATGA
- the tsaB gene encoding tRNA (adenosine(37)-N6)-threonylcarbamoyltransferase complex dimerization subunit type 1 TsaB: MSAKILALDTSTENCSVALMINDQLYTRSEIAPRDHTKKILPMVDEVLKEAGVSLHDLDALAFGRGPGSFTGVRIGIGIAQGLAFGAELPMIGISTLAAMAQATYRQHQSEKVVAAIDARMSEIYWGQYQRQTDGQWSAIAIDDGQAECVIPPSELVAHLVKAQGDWTQAGTGWQAYQEPLADLPLSQVQGDVLYPEAQDIAVLAQFEWRKGNSVEAEQASPTYLRDKVTWKKLPGRE; the protein is encoded by the coding sequence ATGAGCGCAAAAATTCTTGCCTTAGATACATCAACAGAAAATTGCTCTGTTGCATTAATGATTAACGACCAACTTTATACGCGCAGTGAAATTGCGCCGCGTGATCACACCAAAAAAATTCTACCTATGGTCGATGAAGTACTCAAAGAAGCAGGCGTGTCATTACATGATTTAGATGCGCTGGCGTTTGGTCGCGGACCGGGCAGCTTTACCGGCGTTCGTATTGGCATCGGTATTGCGCAAGGTTTAGCTTTTGGCGCTGAGTTGCCGATGATTGGTATTTCAACGCTTGCTGCTATGGCGCAGGCAACTTACCGTCAGCATCAATCAGAGAAAGTGGTCGCAGCCATTGATGCCCGCATGAGTGAGATTTATTGGGGACAATACCAACGTCAAACCGATGGTCAATGGAGTGCGATCGCGATTGATGATGGTCAGGCTGAATGTGTGATCCCGCCAAGTGAACTTGTTGCCCATCTTGTTAAGGCACAAGGGGATTGGACTCAAGCCGGTACTGGTTGGCAGGCGTATCAAGAGCCACTGGCAGATTTACCTTTGTCACAAGTACAAGGTGATGTTTTATACCCTGAAGCGCAAGATATTGCGGTATTGGCTCAGTTTGAATGGCGCAAAGGCAATAGCGTAGAAGCTGAACAAGCAAGCCCGACTTATCTGCGTGATAAAGTCACCTGGAAAAAACTGCCTGGGCGTGAGTAA
- a CDS encoding ATP-dependent DNA helicase, producing MIAKTFSASGALGKAIPGFQPRQPQIDMAQAVQDAITHQHQLVVEAGTGTGKTFAYLVPALLSGKKVIISTGSKNLQEQLFHRDLPKMVDALGFMGYVALLKGRSNYLCLDRLSRQLVESHSNEADPELLTHLVKVRAWSSSSKSGDLGECDDIAEDSPVIATITSTNDNCLGKECPSYQDCFVLKARKKAMDADVVVVNHHLFLADLAIKETGFGELIPEADVFIFDEAHQVPDIASQYFGQSISSRQMQELAKDIEIGYRTEAKDMRQLQKIALKITQTFMDLRIILGETNAQMRGNWREAIKSVAVQREIKRLHEALDLALEVLKIALGRSQLLDTAYERASLIKNRLLRVCDTSITGYSYWYECSPRHFTLHITPLSVADKFQEQIEQKQGAWIFTSATLAVKDDFSHFTQRLGITPKQQFTLPSPFDYPNQALLCVPRYLPEPNSVGLADKLAEMLAPVIVANKGRCFFLCTSHKMMRQLADLFRESLDLPVLVQGETSKQKLLNEFMQLGNAVLVATGAFWEGIDVRGDTLSCVIIDKLPFTAPDDPLLKARIEDCRLKGGEPFAQVQLPDAVITLKQGVGRLIRDETDKGVLIICDNRLVTRDYGGLFLQSLPPIPRTRDLNKVSQFLLTQ from the coding sequence ATGATAGCCAAAACATTCTCAGCCTCCGGCGCATTAGGTAAAGCCATTCCCGGTTTTCAACCACGGCAGCCGCAAATCGATATGGCGCAAGCGGTGCAAGATGCGATCACTCATCAACATCAATTAGTGGTGGAAGCGGGCACGGGGACAGGTAAAACGTTTGCCTACCTGGTTCCTGCATTATTAAGTGGCAAGAAAGTTATCATCAGCACTGGATCAAAAAATCTGCAAGAACAACTGTTTCACCGTGACTTACCTAAAATGGTCGATGCACTCGGGTTTATGGGCTATGTAGCGCTGCTAAAAGGGCGATCTAACTATTTGTGTCTTGATCGACTCAGTCGTCAGCTGGTGGAAAGCCACAGCAATGAAGCCGACCCTGAGTTACTGACTCATTTAGTGAAAGTTCGAGCTTGGTCATCCAGCAGTAAAAGTGGCGATTTAGGCGAATGTGATGACATTGCCGAAGACAGCCCAGTGATCGCAACCATTACTTCAACCAATGATAATTGTTTAGGCAAAGAATGCCCCAGTTATCAAGATTGTTTTGTTTTGAAAGCGCGTAAAAAAGCGATGGACGCTGATGTCGTGGTGGTCAATCATCATTTGTTTTTGGCCGATCTCGCGATCAAAGAAACTGGCTTTGGTGAGCTTATTCCTGAGGCCGATGTATTTATCTTTGATGAAGCGCATCAAGTGCCCGATATTGCCAGTCAGTATTTTGGCCAGTCGATTTCCAGTCGTCAAATGCAAGAGTTGGCCAAAGACATTGAAATTGGTTATCGCACCGAAGCCAAAGACATGCGCCAGTTGCAAAAAATAGCGCTCAAGATCACTCAAACCTTTATGGATCTACGGATTATTTTGGGTGAAACCAATGCTCAAATGCGTGGCAATTGGCGAGAAGCAATTAAATCGGTCGCTGTGCAGCGTGAAATTAAACGTTTGCATGAGGCGCTTGATTTAGCTTTGGAAGTGTTAAAAATCGCCTTAGGTCGTAGCCAGCTATTAGATACCGCTTATGAACGTGCCAGTTTGATCAAAAATCGATTATTGCGAGTGTGTGACACCAGTATTACCGGCTATTCATATTGGTATGAATGTTCGCCGCGTCACTTTACGCTGCATATTACCCCGCTGTCGGTGGCGGATAAATTTCAGGAACAAATTGAACAAAAGCAAGGCGCTTGGATCTTCACTTCGGCGACCTTAGCGGTCAAAGATGATTTTAGTCACTTTACTCAACGGCTTGGCATTACGCCTAAGCAGCAATTTACTCTGCCAAGCCCGTTTGATTATCCTAACCAAGCGTTATTATGTGTGCCTCGTTACTTACCTGAGCCCAATAGTGTTGGTTTGGCGGACAAACTGGCCGAGATGTTAGCACCGGTGATCGTCGCTAATAAAGGACGTTGTTTCTTCTTGTGCACCTCGCATAAAATGATGCGTCAGCTAGCGGATTTATTTCGGGAGTCGTTAGATCTTCCGGTTTTAGTGCAAGGCGAAACCAGTAAGCAAAAACTGCTAAACGAGTTTATGCAGTTAGGTAATGCGGTGTTAGTCGCTACTGGCGCGTTTTGGGAAGGGATAGATGTTAGAGGCGACACCTTAAGCTGTGTTATTATCGACAAATTACCCTTTACCGCTCCAGATGATCCACTGTTAAAGGCGCGAATTGAAGATTGCCGTTTAAAAGGCGGAGAACCTTTTGCACAAGTACAATTGCCCGATGCGGTGATCACCTTAAAGCAAGGAGTGGGGCGATTAATTCGCGATGAAACCGATAAAGGTGTGCTGATCATTTGTGATAATCGATTAGTCACACGCGATTACGGCGGCTTATTTTTACAAAGTTTGCCACCGATCCCACGCACTCGGGATCTCAATAAAGTGTCCCAGTTTTTATTGACACAATAA